In Phoenix dactylifera cultivar Barhee BC4 chromosome 1, palm_55x_up_171113_PBpolish2nd_filt_p, whole genome shotgun sequence, the genomic stretch GAGCAGAAGTTGGGGTCTTGATAAGGTGGTTTTGTTATTAATAATGGTTTTGATATCTATTTCAGCTGAGGCGGCATTCGTTTTTGAATAATGATAAGATAATTACTTCCTCTCGTCGAATATTGACAGCGAACTCTTCTTTTAGCTTTCTTCGAGCCTGAGAGAGGATACAGCAAAATTTTTAGGATACATTTGTGGGTGGTTAATCTTTTtggttgtctttttttttttcctgttgtcCTATACATTTCTTAGCTGCAGAAAGTCTCCGATTCCACCTGCAGCCAATCAGCAGATGATGCCATGTTCATCCGGCTACGTATATAATCATCGTTCTATGAGTATTACCAGTCTACTTTTTCATGAGATTCTTTACATGCATCTCAGCCATTAAGAATTTGGGTGGGGATAAGAAGTGCTCGTGTCCTGTATTAGTGAAGTCTGCGTTCATCCGTGTTTGGCCCAATTTACCGCCAATAGCTGTCAAAAGTCAAAGGCTCGAGTTTGGTATGACGGCACCTATCAAGTGTTTCATTACTTTGGTGGTGATCGGCTGAACTTCCGAGGCAAAGTTTTGACTCCATTTAAAACGATTAAGAATGAAATTTTAATACTTCAAAGGTTGACAAAGGGTATGGTTGGCGTTTGGATACTCTCCACCTCGTCTGCCTGTttgaataatatttttattgacCATACATTTTGATATGGCGAATATTTGTCGATCCGAGATGTCATCTTAATCTCAATAATGTCCAAAGCAAACATTACCTTGATATTGGCCGATGGGTCGGATGAAAGCAATCGAGCAACAAAAAAGAGACATCTCTCTCATTGAAGTATATTTGAAAACAATAATGCCTATTAAAAATATAGCCACGATCTTAGGGTGGTTATGTTGGCTTGGTCATTACTGCATGATCAGAATAGTTGACACCACGTGTACAACATACGGTCCAGAGAACTTTCAAGTATGTTTTTctcatcattcttttctttgaaacAATGTTTTTCTCTCAAACCCCCCTTATTTTTCTATAATCTAGTTGACTTAGACATTGGAGGATCCATTGACGGACAAActtcagcatttttttttgcttttatgTTAGCTAGGTGTCGTTTTATCCGAACTCAAGTTCATTTGACATCAACTACTTCATACAATTCTCCGGCTCTATTTCCAAGTTTGGAGCTTTTATATTTACTATAACTCTTCATTTCGGTCATTTACTAATCTCAACTCCGTAGTTTGGATACTAGCAATGACATATATTTTTCATAAAGTacttatatattaatatgtttcttaaaaaaaactaaaatgctTCGATCACTttctagaaatctagttcttatGGCATTCTAGAAACTCAAATGTTGTCTAGAAATATGGAATCTATAAATTTACCCCTATAGGATAGATGATTCTTCAAAGAAATACTAATATTGCTATATCATTTGTCTcttcaaatttttaatttaaaaaagcaTATTTATTGGCTAtctataaaaatgaaaatacatacacacacacacatattaaTTGGATATATAAGCACGAATCcttcaatattttaaaatatcataTAAGATTAGGGCAAAACAATTTAGATGGATGAGTTGATTTTACTTTAATCCTATCAAACCAATGCAGTGAACATAATACAAGGGTAACAAtatctttaaaaaaagaaacttttgGCAAAGCATAAATACACTTTGGCATATAGATATAATAGACAAGGATTCATGCAAAAAACctgttaaaaattatatataaagtTAAGAATGTTTTTATGTAGAAGAAATAAATATTAGGGAAATTTGATTGCCGGTTTCTTCATATCCGTGAAGATGAAAGATTTAAGAaggtcacctttttttttttcaattaaatCAAGGCCCTTCTTCAACTCCCTCCCCCTGTCCCCCTCCCACCACCCCCAaaaatatatgcaaaaaaataaaacaaaaatatcaagtTGGTAAACCAACCATGAACCGACAAGGAGAGGGACAGAgaatgggagagagagagagaaagagaaggtgaTGGGGAGGGGCAATCATGTACAAGGGCATCTATCACCAATATCATTTTGATACAGGAACTATTATGAAGCCTGACTAAGGGCCTAGGACTTGGTGGATCTGTCTATTTTTCTTGCATGTTCAATATGACTCATGTTTTATTTGCAAGTAAAAGTGGAAGATTTCATGCTTGATAGATACATTAAAATTGTTTTGCCACCAGTGATATAATGTAGCAAGTGTCTCTTGGTCACCTGATGGTATAAGTGCATGCAGGAgggaaaaaaatatatcaatACTAAATATAGTTATCATGAATGATTATTATAATGTAAGATATACTCTATGCAACTAAGTTAGCTTTATAATTTAGCTATAATTGTAAAAAAATGAAATTAGGGACAAGCTTTTCATCAACTTCCTTATGAAAAGTTTTCTATATATTTGAAACTACTTCCAAACTTTCTGAGATCCTTTCCTTTCTTGCTCTAGAAACTCTTCATAATATTAGTTTCTCATCCCATAATGAGAAACTACCTCATGAAATGGTATCTTAAAGAAAGTAGTTCAATTCATATGCTTAAATAAGTGACTggttttgaaaagaataaaataaataggTTTAAAACCTTTAATACTTACTTATTACTTACATTCAAGTAGCTCATCATGGCATAAGTTTCAAACTTTTAACTGGGCCCTGGACCTTTCTAACCGGGGAATTCTCTTTAGTGCCGGCTTAACTGAACTTCTTAGCTGGAATCCAAGCACGACCGACATTCCCAGTACCCTCTTTTTAAACCGTGGACCGGGTCCATTTCTTCCATAATCCAAGCTCCAATCGAACCGCCTCCGGTCCGGACCGTGGAATCTTCTCTCGGACCTACCAAGCTTTCCGCTGTCGAACCGCACGTGCTCAGAACCCTTCCGGTTCTCCGGAAGCAAAAAGCCGACCCGCCAAGGGCACTCCGGGGAATAGGGGTAGCATCGGAATTTTACAAGCCAAAGCCTCCAAACCCTGAACCGCCAGGCGCTATAAAACGCTCGCCCATAGGCCTTCCCCGGCCCTGCTCTTCtccgatctcggactcaccccCAATTCTCGTTCTCCCCCATTGCCAAGAGCTCCGAGCGAAGGGGCTTCGTCAAAGGTCAgttattttcttcttcatgGATCCATGTCCTACTCGGTTTGATTCCAATTTCCGGTTTGATTCcaatttcttgtttcttttcgTCGAATTCTTGCTTCCAAACAAAGTTTATACTGCTCCGGCGAATTGTTCATAGCAAAACCCTAAGATCTGGCATCATTTGATCGATCTTTGATTTAATTTCGTTCCAGATCTGGGGAGAATGGGTTTTGCTTCGAGATCCGGGGCCAAGATGGTCTTCTTCTCGAGATTTAGGCTCTGGATCTTGTTGTCCTTACTGGTTTTCCCGTCCGGAGAAGGGTTTTACCTCCCCGGGAGCTACCCACACAAGTACCTGGCGGGCGACACCCTGTCGGTGAAGGTGAACTCGCTCACCTCCATCGACACTGAGATCCCCTTCGGCTATTACAGCCTCCCCTTCTGTAAGCCCCAAGAAGGCATCAAGGACAGCGCCGAGAACCTCGGCGAGCTCCTCATGGGCGACCGCATCGAGAACTCCCCCTACCGCTTCAAGATGTTCACCAACGAGTCCGACATCCTCCTCTGCCGAACCGGTCCTTTGTCCACCCAAGACTTCAATCTCCTCAAGAAGAGGATTGATGAGATGTATCaggtgaatctgattcttgataaCCTTCCGGCGATCCGGTATACCAAGAAGGGTGAATACGTTCTCCGGTGGACTGGGTACCCGGTGGGGATCCGGGCCGCCGACACCTACTATGTGTTCAACCACCTAAGGCTCAAAGTCTTGGTGCACAAATACGAGGAAACCAATGTGGCGAAGGTGATGGGCGCTGGGGATGCCTCTGATGCGATCCCAACCTTGGACAAGTCTGGTTCGGGCTCTCCTGGATGGATGGTGGTAGGGTTTGAAGTCGTCCCTTGCAGTTTCCAGCATGACTCAGAGTCCATCAAGAATCTAAAGATGTACGACAAGTACCCAGCAAAGATTCAGTGCGATCCCACGACGGTGGGCATGGCCATTAAAGAAAATCAGCCTGTTGTTTTCACCTATGAGGTCTCCTTTGTGGAGAGTGATATCAAGTGGCCATCTCGATGGGATGCTTACTTGAAGATGGAGGGAGCCAAGGTTCACTGGTTCTCGATCCTCAATTCGCTCATGGTCATTGCCTTCCTTGCTGGAATTGTTCTTGTTATCTTCTTGAGGACTGTCCGGAGGGATTTGACCCGATATGAAGAGCTtgacaaggaggctcaggcgcAGATGAACGAGGAACTCTCAGGATGGAAGCTTGTGGTAGGGGATGTTTTCAGGGCTCCAAGCCATCCACAGCTGCTCTGTGTGATGGTGGGAGACGGAGTTCAGATTCTTGGCATGGCAGTGGTGACCATCTTGTTTGCTGCGCTTGGGTTCATGTCCCCTGCTTCTCGGGGTACTCTTATCACTGGTATGCTGTTCTCCTACATGGTTCTTGGAATTGCTGCTGGTTATGTTGCTGTTAGGATTTGGAAGACTATCAGATGTGGGGATCATTCTGGATGGGTTTCAGTTTCATGGCGTGTTTCTTGCTTCTTTCCTGGTATTGCCTTCTTGATCCTGACCATGCTAAACTTCCTCTTGTGGGGTAGCCATAGCACAGGGGCCATCCCTATTTCTTTGTTTGTCGTGCTGCTCTTGCTTTGGTTCTGCATCTCTGTCCCTCTTACACTTGTGGGTGGATTCCTCGGGGCCAAAGCTCCCCACATTGAGTACCCAGTGAGAACTAATCAGATCCCACGCGAGATTCCTCCACAAAAATACCCCTCATGGTTGCTGGTTCTAGGTGCTGGGACCCTGCCGTTCGGCACCCTTTTTATTGAGCTCTTCTTCATAATGTCTAGCATTTGGATGGGTCGAGTCTATTATGTCTTCGGCTTTCTCTTTATTGTGTTGATTCTCCTTGTGGTTGTGTGTGCCGAGGTTTCATTGGTCCTCACTTACATGCATCTCTGTGTGGAGGATTGGAAGTGGTGGTGGAAATCCTTCTTCTCATCAGGATCAGTGGCTATATATATCTTCTTGTACTCGGTGAACTATCTTGTGTTTGATCTTAAGAGTTTAAGTGGGCCTGTATCTGCCACTCTCTACCTTGGTTACTCGCTCTTCATGGTTATTGCTATCATGCTTGCAACCGGCACCATTGGATTCATTTCTTCATTCTGGTTCGTGCATTATCTCTTCTCCTCGGTGAAATTAGATTGAGCTACTTCCACTGTTCCACAACAAGGTGCTTTCTCATCCCCAAGAGTACAACTGGAGACATGATGAAAAGTGAAAAATATACTCTACCTATGAATAGGGATATCAGTTTCTATCATCTTCATTGGGCTGTTGTAGTTTTGGCACtcagaaaaaataatatttagatttttgcTCTTAGGATTCTTTAATTGTCTTTATATCGGAGCATAGCTTTCACTTACCTTCATTCTGGACTCTTTCAGATGTAATAGGATGTACTTGTCAAGCTTCTTTCCCCCTCCTTGTTTGTTTTTAGTTTGTTAAGCTATTAGTGTAGTCCTGTGTCTAGTGCACTTTGTATTGAGTGGCAATTTGGGAATATCTGTTCACTGCACTTATAATGTTTGAGATATCTTATGTACTTGTTTGCACTGAGACACAAATTAGAAATATATGGGTTCTGTTTTGCAACTGAGACAACTGATGAAATCTGTGTGCCAAGCTTTTGGGTTTTCCTTTTCAGCTTATTTCTTAATTTGCAAATGCGGTCTAATCCTAAAGAAGTCTGCATGGAAAAAATGACTCAAAAACATGTGTAGGTGCAAGTCTATGCCTGTAATTTTAAGCAGACGATGCATGGGCGGGCATTCTTGATTTGATACCCTCGAGATAAACATATTGAATATTTCAGATCAGGCAGCAACTCTAAATAGATAACCTTTTTATCATAAGGTTGAATGGTTTGATCTAAATTGTAATTTGGCGCAATCTGCATGACTTTGTTTTTCTCGTACATCTGTACGTCTATGTTTAGTATGACCTTATTTTGTAATTTAGGTCAACTGACTTGCTGTTATGTGTGTTTTGGTCAAATATTGGCAGTTTCGCATATAGAATGCTGAAGTTGCATCCGTGTTAACTTAGAATGCAGACTACTAGCTATTCTGCACAGTTATATCAAAAAATTTGCGTTCATACCCTGGAAATGACTAGAGAAATATTGTAATTGGATGGATGACGTTTGGAAATGTATATAGCAGCGTTTTGGTTATGCACCAAAGAAAAGTTATTATAAATGCAAGTAATATTTGCACCTACAGAAAATAAAGGCAGGGATGGATGTTGATTCAGgtatttttcctcttttttgtcCCCTGCTATTGTGTTTGGTGGTGGTGTTTTTAGTTTCTATCCCTTAGGACTCCTAAAAATATATACTTCAAGCCTTGAACATGctcatgaaaatatttaatatacacTTGAACTTTATtatatatgttattttatttaatgaCAAAATTAAGTTGAGTTCTGCTGTGTAATTGGTGAATGATTTCCATCTTTGATTGGCTAATGAATGACATCTATTTTATAGGCTAATATGTTTCATCTGATTAATAGTGGAGCCCATTATACAATTGATGGAAGAACTATTTGTACCATCATACATATGAAAGGATCTTCTGTCATAGCCATGATTCTTAGCTATTTGTAGTGACATTACCCTCTTTATTCCCATCTATATAGCTAATAAATTATCCAAGAACAAGCATTGGCCAAGAGATCGGTCAAGAAAATGAAATATGAgtttagagagagagacaatTAGGTGGCGGTGGCGAACGAGATCAGCATGCAAATAAGTAAGAAGAACAAAAACCTGGTAGTACCACTCAGTGACCTCTTGGAGCTATCTAACTTGCAGTGCTATCAAGTCCTTGCCTTTGCTACCCATGGTTAAAATATCACCACCCTTAAAATCTATGACTTTCGTTACAATGATTTCTAGTCCCCTTTGTCCTGCATAACGTTCCAAGTTACACATATTATTTGCCCCATCTATGACCTCTGTGAAGATTAGGTGAGTCATAATCTCTTTGAACTTGAgctcaattttttcttttctatatttctaatattcaCTTTTGATTTGCACAGGGTTTTCTTAATGGGTTGTACTTGGGGTTTGTTGATGATATGGATTAAGTATGTTTTGGATTAATGAAGTGCTATTTTTGGTAATGTACCAAGAGGAAAGTGTTATTTTTGGTGAAGCTAAGCAGAGTCTGTGACGTTAGAAGTCAAAGAAAGCTACATATGCTTTCTGCCTAAGGTCTTTCTCATattttccctctttttctttatctaatatttcatttatctaatcctttttattttttttattcactTAGATATATTAGTTTTAAATCTC encodes the following:
- the LOC120111160 gene encoding transmembrane 9 superfamily member 11-like, whose amino-acid sequence is MGFASRSGAKMVFFSRFRLWILLSLLVFPSGEGFYLPGSYPHKYLAGDTLSVKVNSLTSIDTEIPFGYYSLPFCKPQEGIKDSAENLGELLMGDRIENSPYRFKMFTNESDILLCRTGPLSTQDFNLLKKRIDEMYQVNLILDNLPAIRYTKKGEYVLRWTGYPVGIRAADTYYVFNHLRLKVLVHKYEETNVAKVMGAGDASDAIPTLDKSGSGSPGWMVVGFEVVPCSFQHDSESIKNLKMYDKYPAKIQCDPTTVGMAIKENQPVVFTYEVSFVESDIKWPSRWDAYLKMEGAKVHWFSILNSLMVIAFLAGIVLVIFLRTVRRDLTRYEELDKEAQAQMNEELSGWKLVVGDVFRAPSHPQLLCVMVGDGVQILGMAVVTILFAALGFMSPASRGTLITGMLFSYMVLGIAAGYVAVRIWKTIRCGDHSGWVSVSWRVSCFFPGIAFLILTMLNFLLWGSHSTGAIPISLFVVLLLLWFCISVPLTLVGGFLGAKAPHIEYPVRTNQIPREIPPQKYPSWLLVLGAGTLPFGTLFIELFFIMSSIWMGRVYYVFGFLFIVLILLVVVCAEVSLVLTYMHLCVEDWKWWWKSFFSSGSVAIYIFLYSVNYLVFDLKSLSGPVSATLYLGYSLFMVIAIMLATGTIGFISSFWFVHYLFSSVKLD